In the Haloferula helveola genome, one interval contains:
- a CDS encoding LamG-like jellyroll fold domain-containing protein yields MRFFLIITVLLGMPAASLAEAEADLLVAFDNSYTDGVGGDENAKVLTANAVAASNYINQVSGSPARMRVCGYHKTWWQGNRSTLGGYVNWLNNYGDSELNDVTSAADAAGADLVAYICQGTDTGIAAVAQQPGRYAAYQPNSFWNNIVAHESGGHNYGLDHRVGRADPKTIMLHNYCGGGSQGYFSNPNIWLNGVQLIGEGSCLGTALQGGDAVANLSNAAQGVADRRERVVWGSYRGAITHRWQFNQAAGAAPAGTSIGGTGGTAYVRGNGATFTGTALRLPGGTTGNAAGSSIAAYIDLPNGMFSGMPNWTLEIWATPLSGKTWMRVVDIGRPAEAGDGTGAAGEYTPTASSPAPGVTSGSDQIGLSAAMGGASLNNQRLITGVNGTYQTDDSNLGTTAGEIHHYAITFGGGTIKWYRDGTLIKTRSVSFSSADLEDVNNWLGRSLWSNDQMAHMDYHDVRVQSLALNDRQVAANYLMGPNDSVVTLWANDPFGSSGFVNGSWEYGQSTPNPTQDYEIGELTLRTPANSSNNSFPGKSLAITGGGTMLIKSTAARTTTVNDLRLAGSTISNAGSGTQTLAGNITMATATENYIRGANGDLVISANISGGVGGGGMHYSENTITLTGDNSGYHGATIIGDGRATKLRISDETNLGGNPTFKGGAWLQFNRGTLETTQTLTLDDPNRGIFFDVNGGTFNVTTGTLTIDCELTGPSVTAGSLAKQGPGSLILNSPSSTFNGVVYVDSGSTTANDGILLVTTTEALSGARSPIYIRNNNGGSSTLELAGDITLNKWIDLSGRNNSVPSIRNISGNNTMQGVLLQAGGGDYRIQSDSGLLTMTTVLQSAAGGTRTLTFQGDGDVTLTSAIQNGSADQINVVKTGAGTLTLGGACTHTGSVTVSGGTLFANPGNGATNRAMSYVSGITVNDGAILKAGPNGLFGWNGTQTKPITVNAGGLLTTDASDTDVNVGTVTLAGGTLAGGPSTAWGSWNFKRVAGAKLRVTADSSVTALNVGLGTGNAIDIDPGRTLTFSGSITDLSSEGTCALTKNGGSGTLVLSGTNTYTGPTLLDTGTTLVNGSLGNTTVTVASAATLGGTGTIAGPVTINGTHSPGASAGEQDFGGTLDYGAASVLKWELTANSVSPGSFDQVSASGAVTIASGAALDVSFNAPGSGVAFDDIFWTQVRSWTVLTGSSVSGSFTLGAVSNDPGGRILTDYGTLALQQDATSVTLVFTPDITPTEAWRQANFGVDWDNLAVSGDDIDVEKDGNVNVIEYATGTDPNLANGSPVQGTTAGGKLKISFNRNTAATDLILIVTVSDGLDGGWTEIARSENGAAFVATDPSALVSETGTGDIRAVEVTDVVTVNDPAHPKRFMRLKVLR; encoded by the coding sequence ATGCGCTTTTTCCTGATCATCACCGTGCTTCTCGGCATGCCGGCGGCGTCCCTCGCGGAGGCCGAGGCGGACCTGCTCGTGGCCTTCGACAACTCGTACACCGACGGCGTCGGTGGCGATGAGAACGCGAAGGTACTCACCGCCAATGCCGTCGCGGCTTCCAACTACATCAACCAGGTCAGCGGCAGCCCGGCCCGCATGCGGGTCTGCGGCTATCACAAGACCTGGTGGCAGGGGAACCGTTCGACCCTCGGTGGCTACGTCAATTGGTTGAACAACTACGGCGACAGCGAGCTGAACGACGTGACCTCCGCTGCCGATGCGGCGGGTGCCGACCTCGTTGCCTACATTTGCCAGGGCACCGACACCGGGATCGCCGCGGTCGCCCAGCAGCCGGGCCGCTACGCCGCCTATCAGCCGAACTCCTTCTGGAACAACATCGTCGCCCACGAGTCCGGCGGCCACAACTATGGCCTGGATCACCGGGTCGGCCGGGCAGACCCGAAGACCATCATGCTGCACAACTACTGCGGTGGCGGTTCCCAAGGGTATTTCTCCAACCCCAACATCTGGCTCAACGGCGTCCAGCTGATCGGAGAAGGGAGCTGTCTCGGCACCGCGCTCCAGGGAGGCGACGCCGTCGCCAACCTCTCAAACGCCGCCCAAGGCGTGGCCGATCGCAGGGAGCGTGTGGTCTGGGGCTCGTATCGCGGCGCGATCACCCACCGCTGGCAGTTCAATCAAGCCGCGGGCGCCGCGCCGGCGGGGACGTCGATCGGCGGAACGGGCGGCACGGCTTACGTGCGCGGCAATGGAGCGACGTTCACCGGCACGGCGCTTCGTCTGCCCGGCGGGACGACCGGCAATGCGGCCGGCAGCTCGATCGCCGCTTACATCGATCTGCCCAACGGAATGTTCTCGGGGATGCCGAACTGGACGCTCGAGATCTGGGCCACGCCGCTTTCGGGAAAGACCTGGATGCGTGTGGTCGACATCGGCCGTCCGGCCGAGGCCGGCGATGGTACGGGCGCGGCGGGCGAATACACGCCGACCGCTTCAAGCCCCGCACCCGGTGTCACCAGTGGCTCCGACCAGATCGGATTGAGCGCCGCCATGGGTGGTGCCAGCCTCAACAATCAGCGATTGATCACCGGTGTAAACGGAACCTATCAGACCGATGATTCCAACCTGGGCACGACGGCCGGAGAGATTCATCACTACGCCATCACGTTCGGTGGAGGCACCATCAAGTGGTATCGCGATGGCACCCTGATCAAGACCCGCAGCGTCAGCTTCAGCTCTGCCGACCTCGAGGACGTCAACAACTGGCTCGGCCGCTCATTGTGGAGCAACGATCAGATGGCCCACATGGATTACCATGACGTCCGCGTCCAAAGCCTGGCGCTCAATGACAGGCAGGTCGCTGCGAACTACCTGATGGGCCCGAACGACTCGGTCGTCACGCTGTGGGCGAATGATCCGTTCGGCAGCTCGGGATTCGTCAACGGCAGTTGGGAATACGGCCAGTCCACCCCGAACCCGACCCAGGACTATGAGATCGGTGAGTTGACCCTGCGCACTCCCGCCAACTCGTCGAACAACTCCTTCCCGGGCAAATCGCTCGCCATCACCGGCGGCGGCACGATGCTCATCAAGAGCACCGCCGCGCGCACCACCACGGTGAACGACCTGCGCCTTGCGGGTAGCACGATCTCAAACGCGGGCAGCGGCACGCAGACGCTTGCCGGGAACATCACCATGGCGACGGCCACCGAGAATTACATTCGCGGCGCGAACGGCGACCTGGTGATTTCCGCCAATATCTCGGGCGGCGTGGGAGGGGGTGGAATGCACTACTCGGAGAACACCATCACCTTGACCGGCGACAACTCGGGATACCACGGCGCCACCATCATCGGCGACGGACGTGCCACCAAGTTGAGAATCAGTGATGAGACCAACCTCGGCGGCAATCCTACTTTCAAGGGCGGAGCATGGCTCCAGTTCAACCGGGGTACGCTCGAGACCACGCAGACGCTGACCCTCGACGATCCCAACCGCGGCATCTTCTTCGACGTCAACGGCGGCACCTTCAATGTCACCACGGGCACGCTCACCATCGACTGTGAACTGACCGGACCGAGTGTGACCGCCGGTTCGCTGGCCAAGCAGGGTCCGGGCTCCCTGATCCTGAACAGCCCCAGCAGCACCTTCAACGGCGTGGTCTACGTCGACTCCGGCAGCACCACCGCCAACGACGGCATCCTCCTGGTTACCACGACCGAAGCGCTTTCCGGCGCCCGCTCACCGATCTACATCAGAAACAACAATGGCGGCAGTTCCACACTCGAACTTGCCGGCGACATCACCCTCAACAAGTGGATCGATCTTAGCGGTCGGAACAACAGCGTGCCTTCCATCCGGAACATCTCCGGCAACAACACGATGCAGGGTGTGCTTCTACAGGCCGGTGGCGGCGACTACCGCATCCAGTCCGACAGCGGATTGCTTACGATGACCACCGTACTGCAGTCGGCTGCGGGTGGCACCCGTACCCTAACCTTCCAGGGCGACGGCGACGTCACATTGACTTCCGCGATTCAAAACGGCAGCGCCGACCAGATCAACGTCGTCAAGACCGGTGCCGGAACGCTGACACTTGGCGGCGCCTGCACGCACACCGGCAGTGTGACCGTGAGTGGCGGCACGCTGTTTGCCAATCCCGGCAACGGGGCCACCAACCGCGCCATGAGCTACGTGAGCGGGATCACCGTCAACGACGGGGCCATCCTCAAGGCCGGTCCGAACGGGCTCTTCGGTTGGAACGGAACGCAGACCAAGCCGATCACGGTGAATGCCGGTGGCCTGCTCACCACCGATGCCAGTGATACCGATGTCAACGTCGGCACGGTCACCCTGGCAGGCGGCACCCTGGCAGGTGGACCCAGCACCGCGTGGGGTTCGTGGAACTTCAAGCGCGTCGCGGGCGCCAAGCTGCGGGTGACAGCCGACTCTTCGGTCACGGCGCTCAATGTCGGTCTCGGTACGGGGAATGCGATCGACATCGACCCCGGCCGGACGCTCACGTTCAGCGGGTCCATCACCGACCTGTCGAGCGAAGGTACCTGCGCACTTACCAAGAACGGCGGCAGCGGGACGCTCGTCCTTTCCGGCACCAATACCTACACCGGGCCGACCTTGCTCGACACGGGCACGACGCTGGTTAACGGCTCGCTGGGCAACACCACCGTCACCGTCGCAAGCGCCGCCACCCTTGGCGGCACCGGTACGATAGCCGGGCCGGTCACGATCAACGGCACCCACAGTCCCGGGGCGAGTGCGGGCGAGCAGGACTTCGGTGGCACGCTCGATTATGGAGCCGCTTCGGTCCTGAAGTGGGAACTTACCGCCAACAGCGTTTCCCCCGGAAGCTTCGATCAGGTCTCTGCCTCCGGTGCCGTTACGATTGCCTCCGGCGCGGCGCTCGATGTCTCATTCAATGCTCCGGGCAGCGGTGTCGCCTTCGATGACATCTTCTGGACGCAAGTCCGCTCGTGGACGGTGCTGACAGGCTCCAGCGTCAGTGGCAGCTTCACCCTCGGAGCGGTCAGCAATGATCCCGGCGGACGAATCCTTACCGACTATGGAACGCTCGCCCTCCAGCAAGACGCGACTTCGGTTACCCTCGTCTTCACACCGGACATCACCCCGACCGAGGCATGGCGGCAGGCGAATTTCGGAGTCGACTGGGACAACCTTGCCGTGTCCGGCGACGACATCGACGTCGAGAAGGACGGCAACGTGAACGTGATCGAATACGCAACCGGCACCGACCCGAACCTCGCGAATGGATCTCCCGTCCAAGGCACCACCGCCGGCGGCAAACTGAAGATTTCCTTCAACCGCAACACCGCGGCCACCGACCTGATTCTCATCGTCACCGTCTCCGACGGACTTGACGGCGGCTGGACGGAAATCGCCCGCAGTGAGAACGGCGCGGCCTTCGTCGCCACCGACCCAAGTGCGCTGGTGAGCGAGACGGGCACCGGCGACATCCGGGCCGTTGAGGTGACCGATGTCGTTACCGTCAACGATCCCGCCCACCCGAAGCGCTTCATGCGGCTCAAGGTCCTCCGCTGA